Part of the Candidatus Tumulicola sp. genome is shown below.
GACGGCGCCGATCGGGGCATCCGCTATCTCGAATGGACCACAGACCCTGATCAGTCTGACTCGACCTATACATCCGAGTTCGCGTATCTGCTGCACGAGCTTGGGAAACCGTCACGAGTCGAGCTCGACACTCACATATGCGGCCTGTTCAGTGCGACCGACTGGCTTCGTGGTCTGCAAGCCGCCGGCTTCCGACCGGTCACCCAAATGGCCGGCCCCGAGGACCCCACAGGCAACTACACGATCTTCGTTGCCGCTCGACCTCGCTGAACGGCTATCAGATGCCGGCCGATTGCCGGGCAGAGACCTTCGCCTTCGAAGCAAGGCTGTATTCGCAGGTCTGATCGCCCAGACAAATGCAACCAGTGCGTCGCAGCGGTGTGCCGACCAATGCTTGGATCCAGCGCTTGACCATGTCCGGGGCTTCATGATGCGCGGTGCAAACCCGCGCAATCGGACAATGATGATTGCGCAGCACGTACGACCTGCCGGTTTGCTCGAGCGAGGGCATGAAGCCGCGCGCCGCCAGGATCTTCGTGGCCCTCTCCAAGCGGGCGGGCCCACGCAGGAGCTGGACAGCCGATTTATCCCGAGCGATCCAGCGGTCGCCGACCCCGCGCAAAACTCGATCGAGCTGCGCCTTGCCGGCGCGGGCCAACTCATCGAGCACGTCGACCGCCAAAGTCTCGTACTCCTGATGGAACGCGCGGTCGGCTTGCGGCGTGAGACCGTAGATGACGCTGGGCCGTCGTTTCCCGGGTCGCAGGCCGATCTGCGTGGCAAGCCCATCGGCGAGCAGCCGTGCTAGCTGGTGTGCAGAAGCCGTCCGAGTGAGCCGGAGCTGACGGGCCAACTCATTGACCGTAAGCCCGCCTCGGATACGCAACGCATCCAACGCAAGCCGGCGTCTATCGTGCATGCGTTCGCAATGTTAGACGGCGCAGGGGGCGCTCCTTGATTAGGTCTGACGGTTAAAACCCTGTTTACAAAATACCCAAATAATAGTATAAATAACACAATAATAGGCATAATTCAAACAAGGGCAACAGGGCGCATTCAGGCTAGCTTTTTCTGGAGGGCAGGATGAGCAGGCGAATCGTTTCACTCGCGGCGGTCGGGATAGTCGCCGCACTGATCGCGCTGGCGGTCACGTTGCAATCTCAGCCGACGCCGATCGCACGCGCTGAAGATAACGCCGCGTTGCCACAAGAACAGATAATCGATCAGAACGCCACCGCGATGGTCGGGCAGGGGCGGCAGACCTTCCGCTACTCCACCTTTGGAGACGAATCGTTTTGGGGCGATGCCCTAAAACTTCACGAGGCCATTGAAGGCGCCGCACTCGGCGGCGTTGGCCGAGGGGTCGATCCGAAAACCGCACTCTCCGTCGGTCTCAAAGTCGACATGGATCGCCTCCCCGCGCCGCTCGTCGAGCAGGTCAAAGCGGGCAAAGTCGACCTCGGCTCTCCGGCGACGACATTGGCCCTCCTGAAACTGGACGCCGTGGTGGGAGTCAAAGGTTTTTTCTACGACGATGCGAGCGACCCGAACGCAAGCCCGCAAGCCGCCGCGGTCAGCCACAAAGGCCTGCGTTCCATCGGCATCACGTGCGCACTGTGCCACTCGACGGTCGACAACGCGTTTGCGCCCGGCATCGGACACCGGCTTGATGGATGGCCCAACCGCGATCTGAACGTCGGCGCCATCGTCGCGCTCGCCCCGGATCTCTCCAGCGTGACAAAGCTCTTGGGCGTCGACAAGCCGACGCTGCTGAAAGTACTGCACAGTTGGGGCCCCGGCAGGTTCGACGCCGAAGTTTTCGTGGACGGCAAAGCGTTCAGGCCCGACGGTAAAACAGCAGCGGTCCTCATCCCCGCCGCCTTCGGACTCGCGGGCGTCAACTTAGGCACGTACGAGGGTTGGGGATCGACGACCGAGTGGAACGCATTCGTGGCGAACCTGGAAATGCATGGCAAAGGCACGTTCGTCGACCCTAGACTGAAGAACGCCGCGCAATTTCCGGTAGCGGTCAAGAACCACGAATTCGACGTGCGACAAAAGCCCGACCTTATCACATCGCAACTCGCCGCCCTGCATTTCTATCAGCTTGCCATCCCCGCTCCACTGCCGCCCGCGGGCTCGTACGACGCGGCGGCGGCTGCCCGCGGACGCCAAGTCTTCGCCATGGCGCGATGCGAGACGTGCCATGCACCGCCGCTCTACACCGAACCTGGCTACAATCTGCATACGCCGGCGGAAATCGGTATCGACGACTTTCAAGCCAATCGTGCTCCCACCCACGGCTATCGGACCACGCCACTGCGCGGCCTGTTCGCGCGGGAGAAGGGCGGCTTCTATCACGACGGAAGATTCGCAGACCTCGGCGCGGTCGTCGATCACTACAACACGTTCTTCAAACTTCGCCTGACGGCGCATGAGAAGAGCGACCTCGTCGAATACCTCAAGTCCCTATAGCACTCATCAGGAGAATCACAATGGCAGACGTTAAGATCGTACCGACCCCAAATGGCCCGAACATGATCACCGGCGTCATCGGTCTGGCATGGCCGAGTGGTCATGGGATTTCCAAGACGGGCGAGGCTGACAAGAGCGGCGCGATCTTATTGTGCCGCTGCGGTCACTCCAAGGACAAGCCGTTCTGCGACGGCTCGCATAAGACCGTCGGTTTCAAGTCGATCGAGGGCGACGCAACCGCCCACAAATCACCTACGTAGCCACGGACCGCGCCTAAACGTAGCCACGGCCCTTTAGGTCCGTGCATGCAATTATTGCTCTACCCCCGAAAGAAAAATGTCCGCCGACGAGACCCTCAAACGTCGAGGATTTAGAACTGCCTAAAACGGTTCAACCACCACCTATCCCAAGGAGAAGCAACATGAGCGAATTTCTATACCTGTACCGCGGCGGACAGCGGCCCAGCTCACCGGAGCAAGGCGAGAAGGAGATGCAGAAGTGGGTCGCCTGGCTCAAGGAGCTCGGCGCGAAAGGCCACATCAAGGATCAGGGTCAGCCGCTTGACTCCACCGGCAAGGTCGTCGCCGGCAAACAGAAGACGATCACGGACGGCCCCTACGCGGAGTCGAAGGACGTCGTCGGCGGCTACACGCTTGTCGAGGCCAAGGATCTCACACACGCCGCCGAACTCTCCAAGGGCTGCCCGATCTTCGATTCCGGCGGCCTTGTGGAAGTCCGTCCAGTCATGCAGATGTAGTGGAACCAGACGAACATCTCTTCCGGCGCGAAGCGGGGCGCATGGTCGCCGCGCTTACGCGCATCTTCGGAATCCACAACCTCGCGCTGGCAGAAGACGTCGTGCAAGACGCCTTCTGTCGGGCGCTCGAGGTCTGGAGACTGCGCGGCATACCGGAAAACCCGTCCGCGTGGCTCATGGCCACTGCCAAGAACCGCGCGATCGACGTCCTCAGGCGCGAACGCACCGCGCGCACTTTTGCGCCGGAACTCGGGCGCCTGCTCGAGAGCGAATGGACCCTCGTCCCCACCGTCGCGGAATTCTTCGCAGCCCACTCGATCAAAGACGATCAGCTGCGCATGATGTTCTCATGCTGCCATCCTCGATTGCCGGAGCCCGCCCAAATCGCGCTTGTGCTCAACCTGTTGTGCGGCTTCAGCGTCGATGAGGTCGCCGGCGCATTCCTCAGCGGCCACGCCGCGGTCGAGAAGCGCATCACGCGGGCGAAAAAAGTGCTCGCAAGTTCGAAGCGGCTATTCGATCTCGCCGACCGCGACTTCGGAGCGCGCCTTTCGGCCGTGCAGCGCGCGCTCTATCTGCTTTTCAACGAAGGTTATCACGGCGCAAGCCCGGAGTCGGCGGTGCGCGCCGAGCTCTGTAGAGAAGCCATGCGGCTCACCGACCTACTCCTGGAAAATCCGCTGACGTCGACGCCGGCGACGCGCGCGCTCGCCGCGCTCATGTGCCTCCACGCAGCGCGCTTGCCGGCGCGCCTCGACGCGATGGGCAACCTGACCCCGCTCTTCGACCAGGACCGATCGCGCTGGGATGCGCAGCTCTTAGCCAAAGGGCAAGCGCTGCTCGATGACTCGGCCGTCGGCTCCGAGTTGAGCGAATATCATGTCGAGGCCGCGATCGCATGGGTTCACGCGAGCGCGCGGCGCGCCGAGGATACCAACTGGGAACGCATCGTGTCGCTGTACGACACCTTGATGACGATCCGTCCGTCTCCGGTCGTCGCGCTCAACCGCGCCATCGCGGTCGGCCAAGCAGAAGGTCCCGAGCGCGGGCTTGAAGAGATACGCGCCATCGCAAACCGCGAGCGTCTCGCCGCCTATCCATTCTATTCTGCGGCCCTCGGCGAGCTGGAACTCAGAAGCGGCCGGCGCGAAAAAGCGCGCGAGCACCTCAAAGCAGCGCTCGCGCTCGCGCGCAATCCCACGGAGCGGCGCTTTCTCGAGCAGCGCGTCGCCGCATGCACGATCGAATACATACCCGCGAACCGAATAATGTAGTGTTCCGAGCGAGCTCAGCGAGCTCGCATGTAGCGTTCCGAGCGAAGCTCGGAGTTCGTCGCCTGATCATCCGTGCTATAATCGTTTCCCACAATGAAAATTAGCCTAAGAGGCCGAATTCCAAGGTCTCGCAGGGCCTTCGGGACTCGTTCTGGCTCCAAGGGATGCAGGCCGGCTTCAAGGGCGCGCTCGACTGCATCAAAGCCTTCTCCGAGACGGTAGGTCAACGCCGATCTCCTATCGTTCATCACCACGTCGGTCGAACAGCCCGAGATGGTCGCAACCTGGCGTTCCGAGCGAAGCTCGGAGTCTACCCCGCCTCAGGCTGCGCGGAGTGGTTTGAGCCGCGCGATCTGCTTGGCCTCGGGGCCGTATTGGACGTCGTACATATCGACCGCAAGCTGCAGATTCATCCAAGTCTGCGCGTCGACGCCCAGCACGCGTTCCAGCCGCAGTGCCATGAGCGGAGTGACGGCGCGCTTCCCGTTAAGGATGGCGTTGAAGTTCTGCCGACTGATGCCAAGCCGACCCGCAAGCTCGCCCTGCGTTACGTCGAGACCGTTGTCGCCCAAGAACATGTCGCGGAGCACCGCGCCGGGGATGCTTGGGCGTCGATGCCTTGGAGTCTCGACTCTTCTCATTTTGTTAGTCCTCATCATGAAAATGACCGGCGTGAATCTCGCAAGCTTGGTGTTCCTGCCAGATGAAGCGAATGCGGTACGGGCCGGCAATGCGTAGCTGATAAGTCCCTCGCAACGCACCCCGCAATTCCTTGAAATCGGCGCCCGAGGGCAGCGCGGTGAAGGATGCTAGACTGGCGGCTTGGCAGACGAAATCGAGGCGCACCCTCGATTTGGCCTGGTGGATCGGCGAGACCGCGCGCCGGGCGGCTTTGCTGGAGATGCCTTCCCAAAGGTCGCGCGTCGCCGTGTCCCTGAAGCGGCGCATTCACAATCCCGATTATATACTGTCAAGTGACACTTGACAAGAGGCTTCACAAGAGAAGCCACGAGATATATTCACGCGTGTCGCAGCCTCGTCTAGGCCGTTGTGTCTAAGTTGGGCGATCGCCCGGGCCAGCGGCCCGCCGGTCATTGTGCGGCGAGGATTTGCGCGTGCTCGGGCCCCAACGCGCACTCAGGATGCAGTTGGTGACCCGCTGGATCGACGAGCGCGAGATATGTCTCCATCGCGTGAAAACATTTCACCGACCAATGCGCGAGCCTTCGCGAGTCGAAGGGCTGCACGGCGTCGACGTGCCTGTAGCGCAGAAAATCGGGCGGCAGGTTCGGAACCCAATCCGGGGCGTTGACGATCCGCCACGATGTCAGATCGAGTTCGTTGAATTCCGAAACGAAGTCGGCGTCGCCGACGCGCGGCGAGGCAAAGGTGCAAAGCTGCAGTTTGCCGGGTTTGGCTTTGCGCGCGTGTTCGATCACGTACAACGTGCCCAGCGCGGCGCCAAGGCTGTGACCCGTCACGGCGATCGAGGGTTCAGCAGCAGACACACCGCGTGGCCGATCGCGCATGGCGTCTTCCACCTGATCCGCAAAGGAGCCCTTAAGCTCGACCGTCTCGTTCGATGCACGCAAATTTGGGTGGGCCGGCGGCGGCAGAGTCGGTGCCTCGCCGGCCTTCGCAGCACGGCGCACTTTCAACGTCTTGTAGATCCTGTCGAAACCGTGCGCTACCAACCCTCCGTCGGGGGCTGGCGTGAAGGGCACCTTGAAGATCGAGAAGTCGTCAATCCACTCAATCCAGCCTTGGGTGCCTCGAATCGCAAGCACGTTCACGCTTGCATCTTTTTGAGCTTGAGCGATGAATCCATAAAAACGCGGCGGCAGCTCGATCACAAGGAAGTCCGACATCTGTATCCACGCTACCAGGTCCCAGCCCGGCGGCAGCTGGGGTGCCGGCGTGAGGTCGTCGTTGTCCGAACGGAACATGCTATAAGCGGCCTGGATAAGGTCGCCGTACCCAGCAGCGGCTTGCGGATCAAATGGCCGGCTCGGGCTCATCAGGCTACCAGCGCGAGATCAGCATCTTCTTGCGCGTGTAGAAATCAACGCCGTCGGTGCCGTGCAGGTGCAGATCGCCGTAAAACGATCCCTTCCATCCGGAGAACGGGAAGAACGCGAAGGGCTGAGCCACGCCGACATTGATGCCGATCATGCCTGCGTCGACGCGCTCGCGAAATTCGAACGCAGCTTTACCGCTGCGCGTGAAGATCACCGCCATGTTGCCGTACGGCATCGAGTTCGTCTGGGCGATCGCGGCATCCAAACTGTCGACGGCCGAGACGGACAGCACGGGCCCGAAGATCTCTTCTCGGCCGACCGACATTTCCGCGCGCACACCGTCGAGCACAGTGGGCCCGAGGAAAAAGCCCGGCTGATCCAAATAACCACGACCGTCGGCCACCAAAGTCGCGCCCTCAGCCACGCCGCGCGCGATCAAGTCGGCGACTTTGCGGCGGTGCTCGTCGCGAATGAGCGGTCCCAAGGTGACGCCCGGGCGATCACCCGGTCCCACGACGAGCTTTGCGGCTTCCGATTTCACGGCCGCGACCAGCGTGTCGTGGGCCGAGCCGACCCCTATCGCGAGACTGCCCGCAAGACAGCGCTCGCCGGCGTTGCCAAAAGCAGAATTCAAAACGGCCGGCACGGCGATGTCAAGATCCGCATCCGGCATGACGACCATATGATTTTTCGCACCGCCGGCCGCCTGGACACGCTTACCGGAGCGCGCTGCTTCCATATACACGTGGCGCGCTGCGGGCTCCGAGCCCACGAACGATATCGCGGCGATGCCCGGATGCGCGAGCAAAGCATCGACCGTGTCGCGCGCGCCATGCACCACGTTGAGCACGCCCTCCGGGAAGCCGGCTTCCAAGAAAAGTTCTGCGAGCCGCACCGCGCCCAGCGGCGTCCGCTCGGACGGTTTCAAAATGAACGTATTGCCGCACACGACCGCGAGCGGGAACATCCACAACGGGATCATCACCGGGAAATTGAACGGCGTGATGCCCGCGACGACGCCCACCGGGAAGCGATAGAGGCTTTGCTCCACGTCGGCCGTGACGTTGCGCAGCGTGCGTCCTTGCAGCAAGGTCGGCGCGCCGCACGCGAAATCGACGACTTCGATGCCGCGCCGCACCTCGCCGCGCGCTTCATCGAGCGTCTTGCCGTGATGGCGCGTCACGATGGCGCTCAAGCCTTCGAAATCGGATTCCAAGAGAGCCTTGAAGCGGAACATCAGCCGCACGCGTTCAGTGACGGCCGCGCGCGACCAAGCGGACCACGCCTTAGCAGCGGCTTCCACGGCCAGCGCCACGTCGTCCGCGGTGGAAAGCGGCACGCGTTCGATCGTCTCGCCGGTCGCGGGGTCGTAGACAGGCAGCGTCTCTCGCTCCGGCCGAACCCAACGCGCGCCGATGAGGTTGCCGATCATGGCTGACGCTTCCCCGTCCGACGCAAGCGCCCCCTCGCCCCGTCCGAACCCCTCCGGGGAAGCCTGGCGGGAAACGGTCATAAGCGCGCGAACCGGGGGGATTACCTTTTAAGGAGGGCAGCATGTCCAAGTCGCGACTTAATCGAGATTCTTTTCTCAAACTAGTCGGCGCCGCAGGCGTGGCTCTTTCCGCCGGAGCGCCGGCATTCATCCCCCAACGGGCCGCCGGCGCCGACACCCTCAAGATCGGCGTGGACGAAGAAATCACCGGCGTTTACGCGACCCCCGCGCGCAACCAAATTCGCGGCTATCAGATGGCGCTAGACGAGTGGAATAAAAAGGGCGGCGTCCTCGGACGGCAGCTCGAGCTTGTCGTCGAAGACAACGCCAACAATCCGGGCATTTCGGTCGAAAAAGCGCGCAAGCTCATCCGCGAAGACAAAGTCGTTGCGCTCATGGGCACCGTCAACAGCGCGGTGTCGGTGGCGGTGAGCAACGTCGCCTTCGAACTCGGCATCCCGTTCATCGACGCAGGCGGCCACACGGATGCGGTCACCGGCAAGAGCTGTCACTGGACCACCTACCGCACGTGCCACAGCACGTGGATGGAGACCCACGCCACGGGCTTCTCGATCAGCAAGCTCTACGGCAAGAAGTGGTATTTCATCGCGCCCGACTATGCGTATGGCCACGCGTTGCTGGACGGGTACAGAGATCTCGAGAAAAAACTCGGCGTCACCATCGTCGGCACGGATCTCACGCCATTGGGCACCGCCGACTTCAGCGCGTATCTGACGAAAGTGCAGAGCGCAGCGCCGTCGTGCCTCTTGCTGATGGTGCAGGGCGACGACTTGACCAACGCGCTCAAGCAAGCCAACTCGATGGGATTGTCCAAGCGCATCCCGATCGCGGGCCCGCAAGCCGAACTTGAGACGTTCTGGCCGCTGCCCCAAGAAGCGCGCGTCGGCAGCTTCGGCTTCGAATGGTACTACAAAAGCGCTCTCGTGCTCGGCAAAAACAACTACGCGCACGAGTTCGTCAGGAAGTACATGGCGCAGCACAAAGAACCGCCGACCGCGCGCAGCGCATTCGGCTACATCACGGCCAATCGCATGGCAACGGCGATCCAGACAGCCAACTCGACCGACGCGGTGAAGATCGCCAAGGCGATCGCCGGTACGCACTTCAACGCGCTGTGCGCGACCGACGGCTACTATCGCAACGAGGACCATCAGCTGATGTGGCCGATGTGGTTCGGCGATGTGCGCGCCGCCGGGACTCCCGGTGATCCGCTGGACATCTTCGACCTCAAGGACGTACAGCCGGCGGACGCCATCGAAAAGACCGTCCAAGAACAATCCACCATCTGCACGATGTCGTTCCCGTCCTAAAGGAAGCGGGGAGCGGCACGCGCCGCTCCCCGAACCTATGCTCGAACGCCTCCTGCCGGAACTCGTCAACGGCATCGTCCTCGGCGCATTCTTCGCGATCGTCGCGATAGGCCTGTCGCTGATCATGAACCTGACCGGCACCATCAACATGGCGCACGGTTCATTCATGACGCTCGCAGGCTACCTCGCTTTCACGCTGGTCAGCCGCGGCACGAATTTTTGGTACGCATTGATCATTGCGGCCTTGCTCACGATGGTCGTGGGCATCCTCACCGAGCGGTTGTTGGTGTCGCCGCTCTACAAACGACTGCCTATCTACAGTCTGCTGCTCACGTTCGGCTTGTCGCTCATCGCCGAAGAGACCTATCGCCTCATCTGGGGGCCAAGCGCGGTGCCGTTTGGGCCGCCCACCTACTTGCTCGGCGCGACCAACGTCTTTGGTGCGCCGCTGCCCAGTTACCGGTTGGTGATCGCCGTTGTGCTCTTGGTCGTGATGGCGGCCCTCGTGGTCTTTCTCTACAGATCGCGGCTCGGTCTGCGTTTGCGCGCGGCCGTGCAAGATTCCGAGATGCTGGCGGCGCTCGGCATCAACACCCAGCTTTTGTACATGGCGAACTTCGCCATCGGCATTCTGCTCGCAGGCGTGGCCGGCGTGTTCGCCGCCGGCTTGCTCGGTCTGAACCCGAACATGGGCAACAACTTGCTCATGCCCGCGTTCATCACCGTCGTGATCGGCGGCATGGGCAGCCTGACCGGCAGCATCGTGGGAGGTCTGCTCATCGGCGTGGCGGTGAGCGTCGCGACGCTGTACATACCCGTCGCCTCGGAACTGGTCATGTACCTGATGATGGCGGTCGTGCTGCTCATCCGGCCGCGCGGGCTTTTCGGCGAAGAGGGTCTATTCGGATGAGCCGCTGGCGGACGATCCTCGGCTTGTCTGTCCTCGCGCTATTGCTGCTCGCGCTGCCGATGCTCATGCCGCTCGCGAAGCTGGACATCACCCTCGGCGTGACCGTGCTGCTCTTCGGCTTGGCGGCCGCCAGCGTCAACCTGCTTGTCGGCTACACGCGCACCATGGCATTCGGCAACGCTGCGTTCTTCGGCTTGGGCGCATACGGAGCGGCGCTGTTCGTGCAATACATCAAGCCGAATTTCTTGCTGGCGATCGCCGTCGGCTCGATCGCCGGACTCGTCGGAGCGCTCGTGCTCGCGCCGTTTCTGATACGGCGGCGCGGCATCTACTTCGCGCTGCTGACCATCGCTTTCGGACAAGTGTTCTACTTCATCGCCTACCGCATGACCAACATCACCGGCGGCGAGGACGGCATGACGGTGACCCGACCGCTGCTGCGCATCGGTTCCTGGAGCGCCGGCTCGCATGAATATTTCTTCTACTACTTCGTGCTGGCGATTTTCGGGCTCGTGATGCTCGGACTGTGGTACGTCGTGAGTTCGCCCTTCGGCCGAACCCTCGTGGCCATCGGACAGAACGAGGTGCGGGTGCGCTATCTCGGGCTCAACAGCGATCGCTTCATCTTCGGAGCACTCGCGATTTCCGGCTTCGTTGCCGGCATCGCCGGCGCGCTCTATGCGATGTCCATAGAGTTCGCTTATCCGCTGTTGCTCGATTGGCACCAATCCGGCGACTTCGTCATGATGGTGGTGCTCGGCGGATCGGGAACGTTTTGGGGGCCGCTGCTCGGCAGCGCCATCTACGTGATCGGCCAGAACGTGCTGAGCAGTTGGACGCACGCCTGGCAGATCATCATCGGCGGGATGTTCGTGGCATGCGTCTTGCTCTTCCCGCGCGGCATCTTGGGCCTCGCGTTGCGCCAGCGCCGCACCGTAGCCGTAACCGTAGCCGAGGCCAAGACGCCATGAGCACGGCCGTAGCAGGAGCGCTGCTGGAAGCGCGCGAGGTCTCGCTCTCGTTCGGAGGCGTGAAAGCCGTCGATCAGGTGAGTCTGTCGGTGCAGCCCGGTGACCTGCAGGCGATCATCGGTCCCAACGGCGCCGGTAAGACGACGCTGTTCAACGCGCTCACTGGCTACTTCATGCCCGACGCCGGCGAAGTCTACTTTCGCGGGCAGCTCATCACCCGCGCGCCGAACCACGTGCGCGTGCGCATGGGCATCAGCCGCACCTTCCAAACGCCGAGCATCTTCCCCGAGCTCAGCGTCACCGAGAATCTCGCCATCGGCGTCAACAGCCAAAAATCGTTGGCGCAACGTTTCCGGCCTCTCTCGGCCGCGCAGCGCCGCGCGGTCGACGAACGCATCGACGAGCTGCTCGGTTTCGTCAACCTGCGCAAGGCGCGCG
Proteins encoded:
- a CDS encoding ABC transporter substrate-binding protein → MSKSRLNRDSFLKLVGAAGVALSAGAPAFIPQRAAGADTLKIGVDEEITGVYATPARNQIRGYQMALDEWNKKGGVLGRQLELVVEDNANNPGISVEKARKLIREDKVVALMGTVNSAVSVAVSNVAFELGIPFIDAGGHTDAVTGKSCHWTTYRTCHSTWMETHATGFSISKLYGKKWYFIAPDYAYGHALLDGYRDLEKKLGVTIVGTDLTPLGTADFSAYLTKVQSAAPSCLLLMVQGDDLTNALKQANSMGLSKRIPIAGPQAELETFWPLPQEARVGSFGFEWYYKSALVLGKNNYAHEFVRKYMAQHKEPPTARSAFGYITANRMATAIQTANSTDAVKIAKAIAGTHFNALCATDGYYRNEDHQLMWPMWFGDVRAAGTPGDPLDIFDLKDVQPADAIEKTVQEQSTICTMSFPS
- a CDS encoding DUF6596 domain-containing protein → MEPDEHLFRREAGRMVAALTRIFGIHNLALAEDVVQDAFCRALEVWRLRGIPENPSAWLMATAKNRAIDVLRRERTARTFAPELGRLLESEWTLVPTVAEFFAAHSIKDDQLRMMFSCCHPRLPEPAQIALVLNLLCGFSVDEVAGAFLSGHAAVEKRITRAKKVLASSKRLFDLADRDFGARLSAVQRALYLLFNEGYHGASPESAVRAELCREAMRLTDLLLENPLTSTPATRALAALMCLHAARLPARLDAMGNLTPLFDQDRSRWDAQLLAKGQALLDDSAVGSELSEYHVEAAIAWVHASARRAEDTNWERIVSLYDTLMTIRPSPVVALNRAIAVGQAEGPERGLEEIRAIANRERLAAYPFYSAALGELELRSGRREKAREHLKAALALARNPTERRFLEQRVAACTIEYIPANRIM
- a CDS encoding branched-chain amino acid ABC transporter permease translates to MSRWRTILGLSVLALLLLALPMLMPLAKLDITLGVTVLLFGLAAASVNLLVGYTRTMAFGNAAFFGLGAYGAALFVQYIKPNFLLAIAVGSIAGLVGALVLAPFLIRRRGIYFALLTIAFGQVFYFIAYRMTNITGGEDGMTVTRPLLRIGSWSAGSHEYFFYYFVLAIFGLVMLGLWYVVSSPFGRTLVAIGQNEVRVRYLGLNSDRFIFGALAISGFVAGIAGALYAMSIEFAYPLLLDWHQSGDFVMMVVLGGSGTFWGPLLGSAIYVIGQNVLSSWTHAWQIIIGGMFVACVLLFPRGILGLALRQRRTVAVTVAEAKTP
- a CDS encoding YciI family protein, producing MSEFLYLYRGGQRPSSPEQGEKEMQKWVAWLKELGAKGHIKDQGQPLDSTGKVVAGKQKTITDGPYAESKDVVGGYTLVEAKDLTHAAELSKGCPIFDSGGLVEVRPVMQM
- a CDS encoding CDGSH iron-sulfur domain-containing protein; the encoded protein is MADVKIVPTPNGPNMITGVIGLAWPSGHGISKTGEADKSGAILLCRCGHSKDKPFCDGSHKTVGFKSIEGDATAHKSPT
- a CDS encoding ABC transporter ATP-binding protein — protein: MSTAVAGALLEAREVSLSFGGVKAVDQVSLSVQPGDLQAIIGPNGAGKTTLFNALTGYFMPDAGEVYFRGQLITRAPNHVRVRMGISRTFQTPSIFPELSVTENLAIGVNSQKSLAQRFRPLSAAQRRAVDERIDELLGFVNLRKARDQIVSLLSHGSQRLVEIAMSLSVSPQLVMLDEPTAGLAEAETDGILSVIRDLHTRLGLTVLFVEHNMRFVSALADEVTVMERGRVIARGVPTSVLADPAVRDAYLGTEEVASV
- a CDS encoding CoA-acylating methylmalonate-semialdehyde dehydrogenase; its protein translation is MIGNLIGARWVRPERETLPVYDPATGETIERVPLSTADDVALAVEAAAKAWSAWSRAAVTERVRLMFRFKALLESDFEGLSAIVTRHHGKTLDEARGEVRRGIEVVDFACGAPTLLQGRTLRNVTADVEQSLYRFPVGVVAGITPFNFPVMIPLWMFPLAVVCGNTFILKPSERTPLGAVRLAELFLEAGFPEGVLNVVHGARDTVDALLAHPGIAAISFVGSEPAARHVYMEAARSGKRVQAAGGAKNHMVVMPDADLDIAVPAVLNSAFGNAGERCLAGSLAIGVGSAHDTLVAAVKSEAAKLVVGPGDRPGVTLGPLIRDEHRRKVADLIARGVAEGATLVADGRGYLDQPGFFLGPTVLDGVRAEMSVGREEIFGPVLSVSAVDSLDAAIAQTNSMPYGNMAVIFTRSGKAAFEFRERVDAGMIGINVGVAQPFAFFPFSGWKGSFYGDLHLHGTDGVDFYTRKKMLISRW
- a CDS encoding lipase family protein, translated to MSPSRPFDPQAAAGYGDLIQAAYSMFRSDNDDLTPAPQLPPGWDLVAWIQMSDFLVIELPPRFYGFIAQAQKDASVNVLAIRGTQGWIEWIDDFSIFKVPFTPAPDGGLVAHGFDRIYKTLKVRRAAKAGEAPTLPPPAHPNLRASNETVELKGSFADQVEDAMRDRPRGVSAAEPSIAVTGHSLGAALGTLYVIEHARKAKPGKLQLCTFASPRVGDADFVSEFNELDLTSWRIVNAPDWVPNLPPDFLRYRHVDAVQPFDSRRLAHWSVKCFHAMETYLALVDPAGHQLHPECALGPEHAQILAAQ
- a CDS encoding branched-chain amino acid ABC transporter permease, which gives rise to MLERLLPELVNGIVLGAFFAIVAIGLSLIMNLTGTINMAHGSFMTLAGYLAFTLVSRGTNFWYALIIAALLTMVVGILTERLLVSPLYKRLPIYSLLLTFGLSLIAEETYRLIWGPSAVPFGPPTYLLGATNVFGAPLPSYRLVIAVVLLVVMAALVVFLYRSRLGLRLRAAVQDSEMLAALGINTQLLYMANFAIGILLAGVAGVFAAGLLGLNPNMGNNLLMPAFITVVIGGMGSLTGSIVGGLLIGVAVSVATLYIPVASELVMYLMMAVVLLIRPRGLFGEEGLFG
- a CDS encoding HigA family addiction module antitoxin, with translation MRRVETPRHRRPSIPGAVLRDMFLGDNGLDVTQGELAGRLGISRQNFNAILNGKRAVTPLMALRLERVLGVDAQTWMNLQLAVDMYDVQYGPEAKQIARLKPLRAA